From the Candidatus Dadabacteria bacterium genome, the window GACGCTCGCGTTTTTAAGCCCAAGTTTCTTCGCTTCCTCAAAATACCCCTTGTCCCTCTCGTTAGAGCCGGGCCATCCGCCCTCGATGTAATGCACCCCGAGGTCATCCAGTCTTTGCGTTATCCGGATCTTGTCGTGTATGGAAAAGGATATGTTTTCCCCCTGGGTTCCGTCACGCAGGGTCACGTCGTATATCTCAACGGTTCTCGAATTACTCATCGGTTTTTCCAAGATTAAAGGCGTTGTGAAGAGTTCTTACTGCGGTCTCCGTGTCTTTTTCCTCAAGCACGCAGGAGATTTTTATTTCCGAAGTGCTTATCATCATAATGTTAATTCCCTCGTTTGCAAGGGTCTTGAACATGCGCGAAGCCACTCCGGAGTGGGTCTTCATCCCCAATCCCACCAGGGAGACCTTGGAGATAAGGTTGTCGGAGAGCACCTGCTTTCCCCCTAGCTCCCGGGCCATCTTCTCAGAGAGTTCTATTGATTTCTTGAAATCCGACTTGGGCACGGTGAACGTGAGGTCGGTAAACCCTTCCGTGCTCACGTTCTGAACGATCATGTCGACCACGATGTTATTGTCCGCTAGCGACGAGAAGAGCTTGGCCGCTATGCCGGGCTGATCGGGCACCTGGGTCACGGTGATCTTAGCCTGATCCCTGTCGTAAGAGACTCCCGATACCAGAACTTCTTCCATGGATTTCATAACTTTTTCCTCATCCAAGACCCACGTTCCTTCGTCCTCGGGACTCGGAGTTGACTTAACATGTATAGGCACTTTAAATTTTTTTGCAAATTCCACCGCGCGGGCCTGAAGCACCTTGGAGCCCAAGGACGCCATCTCGAGCATCTCGTCATAGGAGATACAGTTGAGTTTTCTC encodes:
- a CDS encoding aspartate kinase, whose translation is MALVVQKYGGTSVASIEKIRRVAEHIVATKKKKNDVIAVVSAMAGETDRLVGLAKEIMDPPDEREFDVITSSGEQVSSGLVAMTIKSLGQDAISFQGHQIRITTDNIYSKAKIKSIDDRNIRVALGEKKAVVVAGFQGVDENGNLTTLGRGGSDLTAVALAAVMGADACELYKDDVDGVYTTDPGVCPDARKLNCISYDEMLEMASLGSKVLQARAVEFAKKFKVPIHVKSTPSPEDEGTWVLDEEKVMKSMEEVLVSGVSYDRDQAKITVTQVPDQPGIAAKLFSSLADNNIVVDMIVQNVSTEGFTDLTFTVPKSDFKKSIELSEKMARELGGKQVLSDNLISKVSLVGLGMKTHSGVASRMFKTLANEGINIMMISTSEIKISCVLEEKDTETAVRTLHNAFNLGKTDE